The proteins below come from a single Acaryochloris sp. CCMEE 5410 genomic window:
- a CDS encoding SRPBCC family protein: MMQTSFPPRQPLDALTTGLSDLQRQALRRGEAIVSGQAGQYMAQVVIESEPETAWQVLTDFEHLAQFLPNVMATQVLEASAQRTVVEQTNVSQILFAQVQSKVRTENSVIAPGKLSFHLLKGDLNHLQGYWQVLPLATSQVLVKQVVSADADLGFLEGSFHLLFRETLKRTLAAIQTETQARTLLKAA; the protein is encoded by the coding sequence ATGATGCAAACCTCTTTTCCCCCGCGCCAGCCCTTGGATGCTCTGACGACAGGGCTGTCTGATTTACAACGGCAAGCATTACGGCGTGGAGAAGCCATTGTCTCGGGTCAAGCGGGTCAGTATATGGCCCAAGTTGTCATTGAGAGTGAGCCTGAAACCGCTTGGCAAGTGCTGACGGATTTTGAGCATTTAGCCCAGTTTCTCCCTAATGTTATGGCGACCCAAGTGCTGGAGGCATCGGCACAGCGAACCGTGGTGGAGCAAACGAATGTTTCTCAGATTCTATTTGCTCAGGTTCAATCAAAAGTCCGCACAGAAAATAGCGTGATAGCCCCTGGCAAATTGAGCTTTCACCTGCTGAAAGGCGATCTCAATCATTTACAGGGCTATTGGCAAGTTTTACCGCTCGCTACATCCCAGGTATTGGTCAAACAGGTCGTTTCTGCGGATGCAGATCTAGGTTTTCTGGAGGGCAGCTTCCATCTCTTGTTTCGCGAGACTTTGAAGCGTACCCTCGCCGCTATTCAAACAGAAACCCAGGCCAGAACGTTACTCAAGGCGGCTTAA
- a CDS encoding DJ-1/PfpI family protein has product MASKNILMLVGDFVEDYEVMVPFQALLMVGHTVHAVCPNKKSGESVRTAIHDFEGDQTYSEKPGHNFTLNATFAEVSAADYDALVIPGGRAPEYLRLNPDVIKIVQHFAQANKPLAAICHGAQLLSAAGVLVGKRCSAYPACSPEVTAAGGEYVDLAVDDALTDGNLVTAPAWPAHPKWLSAFLQVLGTQIEHPEAVLT; this is encoded by the coding sequence ATGGCTAGCAAAAACATCTTGATGCTTGTTGGTGATTTTGTCGAAGATTATGAAGTCATGGTTCCTTTCCAGGCATTATTAATGGTCGGACATACCGTACATGCGGTTTGCCCTAACAAGAAATCTGGCGAGTCTGTCAGAACGGCGATTCACGACTTTGAAGGCGACCAGACCTATAGTGAAAAACCAGGCCATAACTTTACCCTGAATGCCACCTTTGCGGAGGTCTCTGCTGCCGATTACGATGCTTTGGTGATTCCGGGTGGTCGAGCCCCAGAGTATTTGCGCCTCAATCCAGATGTGATCAAAATTGTGCAGCACTTTGCCCAAGCCAACAAACCGTTAGCGGCGATTTGTCATGGCGCACAACTGCTATCTGCTGCGGGTGTTTTGGTGGGGAAGCGCTGTTCGGCTTATCCAGCCTGTAGTCCAGAAGTCACTGCTGCGGGCGGGGAATATGTGGATCTGGCCGTGGATGATGCTTTGACGGATGGCAATTTGGTTACCGCCCCGGCATGGCCTGCTCATCCGAAGTGGCTGTCTGCATTTTTACAGGTTTTAGGCACTCAGATTGAACACCCGGAAGCTGTGCTTACTTGA
- a CDS encoding choice-of-anchor I family protein — MATSLSAGDIAIIGVNSDNPDDFSFVLLVDIDAGTEIRFTDSGVLSDGSFRANEGAVKYTAPAALTAGTVINFVNNNADFTADNDAGVGTSGFSLSTSGDQIIAFQGLSTNPTFLFALLTNSTEFQADATSSNTSALPPGLEIGTTAVAVGAGAGPTQEVDNVVYSGPVTGSPTELLAAISDASNWTGSNSPLTLPTDSLTVGNGGPTGGSDGPLTKIGGVTLDNGAEINAFDPASQKLFVVSGETELQVVDLSDPTQPQALDAIDLSSFGAGANSVAIQNGIIAVAIEADPATRNGTVIFLNSDGELLGEIEVGSLPDMLTFTPDGTKVLVANEGEPEDDIDPAGSISIIDLSAGFDNLSIQTADFTAFDGQEAELRAKGVRIFPDKTTSEDVEPEFISISPDGTTAFVTLQENNAFAVVDIASATVTDILPLGAKDFSRGPAQLTQLTLDDLPSLGTTPAGQEILLGGLSGLWYGGTDSSSGNLIFYTIPDRGPNPDTLDVDGDGINERPFALPDYQARIVKLEVTPDLTSVTIADQIFLTQGDGTPITGRSNINNEAVDEQPVDLLGNPLAFDPFGGDFEGILKDANGNFWMVDEYRPAIYQFSPEGVLLNRYVPEGTAAQAGTGGGDDQENETATFGTETLPAEYINRRRNRGFEAVALDDETGILYAFIQTPLANPDRAASDNSDVIRILGIDTATGEPVAEYVYLLEDPAVRSGGRVDKIGDAVFAGDGKFYVIERDSAVGDTAKKFIFEIDISAATNLLTLDEIGIFENGTLEQQSADALVAAGIQPVNKIKTTNLPSLGYLAGDKPEGLALLPDGTLVVLNDNDFALAGGDIPLDGSVLLDPDPAPITLGFIQFGDGNTLDPSDRDGGINLQNHPVFGLYQPDAIASFTTNGKTYYITANEGDARDEDARIADLTLDPTAFPDAATLQQDDQLGRLQVSTIDGDIDGDGDFDQLFSYGGRSFSIWDEVGNQVFDSGDQIARITAELAPELFNADDGDPAEFDSRSDNKGAEPEAVTVGQVGNRTYAFIGLERAGGGVLVYDVTNPTTPEFLQYIRDDADIAPEGLTFISTDDSPNGQSLLVVTNEESETVAVYEFIPEVKIFDIQGEGHLSQFEGETVTTTGIVTAVDFNGFYLQDATGDGNDRTSDGIFVFTGSSPTVSIGDELELTGQVSEFIPGGASTNNLSITQLSVDAVEVLSSGNALPTATLLGENGRLPSNDTVISADELPVNLQTDPGEYDPENDAIDFFESLEGMRVTVEDAVAISPTRVFNRFSAEAFTLPNQGANVSPDDALTDRGTLNLVSGPNNTGDQNPERIQIQFDPDLLPDGFETPGLNVGDQLGNVTGVVGYSFGNFEVNVTEAFTPTPSGLEPETTTLVGTDTQLTVASYNVLNLDPNDGDGSADVANRQFERLAAQIVNNLQAPDIIALQEIQDNSGSVDDGTTAADQTLQMLVDAIAAAGGPTYEFRTIDPEDGAFGGQPGGNIRNAFLYNPDRVSIDDSSLQLLTPEVLAAAGASNPDAFAGSRTPLAANFEFNGQTVQVINNHFSSRFGSSPIFGATQPFIQAGEDAREAQAQAVNDFVDGQLADNPDAHIIVAGDLNTFDTTNDLLEILPGVGDEQVLTSLVPQAVETDDAYTFIFDGNAQVLDHQFATNALAAGAEFDIVHVNNDFVRDDGQVIFDDSIVASDHEPVVGRFTLEDGGGSGGNGGGPGGGSGTFTLQILHASDLEGGVDAIGRAPNFAALTDFFEDEFENTVILSAGDNYLAGPFFNAAGDRTAFRDSGLFNNIYNTLFGLPADLDGDAIDDFYAGLREGSGRVDISIMNRIGFDASAVGNHEFDLGSDTFASIIEPDFRDPGLGDDRSVGALFPYLSANLDFSGDADLSDVFTNDILVNTAFRTGPEQSLAGTATPKIAPSTIIEEGGEQIGVLGATTQLLETISSPTGTTVIGPQANDMAALAAILQPEVDRLRTLGINKIILVSHLQQFALEQELAGLLDGVDVIIAGGSDTLLADSTDVLRPGDVAVGDYPFETTDASGNPVLVVSTDGEYSYLGRLVLDFDADGNILTNSLEPAVSGAYATTDDVVNTVYGTTDVGDAIASSDKATAVQQLTDAVSDVVADQDGNVFGLSEVFIDGRRESVRTEETNLGNLTADANLAAAKTFDDTVVISLKNGGGIRAPIGEIDANGNELPPQANPVSGKAAGEISQLDIDNSLRFNNSLTLLTLTADQLLEVIEHSVAATADGATPGQFPQISGIQFSFDPDAPVGDRVQSLAITDENGNDLDVVVQNGDIVGDASRTFRLVTLNFLADGGDGYPFPTGPEANRIDLPDVLTDPGAATFADPGTEQDALAEYLAANFPADADPTTPAFTASETAPAEDTRIQNLDFRDDTVIDAVMPVFNEITGTNRRDILRGTAEADDIKGLRGRDTLFGRDGNDQIAGNRGRDRLLGEAGDDTLMGGRGKDTLYGGADNDLLTGGSGADKLFGGAGDDTLVGGRGRDHLSGGSGADWFVIEMGQDPDTVLDFEVDLDTLGLSGGLTLGQLSVTTDDGDTRISLSGSEQTLMILKGVTVDLADLSIQDYSAL; from the coding sequence ATGGCTACTTCCCTCTCTGCTGGTGACATCGCAATTATTGGAGTCAATTCCGATAATCCTGATGACTTTAGTTTTGTCTTGCTTGTCGATATCGATGCAGGTACAGAAATTCGGTTCACCGATAGTGGCGTCCTTAGTGATGGCAGTTTTCGGGCCAACGAAGGGGCCGTGAAGTACACTGCACCCGCTGCTCTGACCGCAGGTACGGTCATCAATTTTGTGAACAACAATGCCGACTTCACTGCCGATAATGATGCTGGAGTAGGCACCAGTGGATTTTCCCTATCCACCAGTGGCGATCAAATTATTGCTTTCCAGGGTCTTTCCACCAACCCCACCTTTCTCTTCGCCTTACTGACCAACAGCACTGAATTCCAGGCCGATGCAACCTCTTCAAACACATCGGCGCTACCCCCTGGCCTTGAAATCGGCACTACCGCAGTTGCTGTAGGTGCAGGCGCTGGACCCACGCAAGAGGTGGATAACGTCGTCTACAGCGGTCCAGTAACGGGGTCCCCCACTGAACTTTTGGCCGCGATTAGTGATGCCAGTAATTGGACGGGAAGCAATTCCCCCCTGACATTGCCCACCGATTCCCTGACGGTCGGCAATGGTGGTCCAACGGGTGGTTCGGATGGCCCCTTGACCAAAATTGGGGGAGTCACCCTCGATAATGGGGCTGAAATTAACGCCTTTGACCCTGCCTCTCAAAAGCTCTTTGTCGTGTCGGGGGAAACGGAATTACAGGTTGTGGATCTGAGCGATCCGACCCAGCCCCAAGCATTAGACGCCATTGACTTATCCAGCTTTGGGGCTGGAGCCAATAGCGTTGCCATCCAGAACGGCATTATTGCTGTGGCGATTGAGGCCGATCCGGCCACCCGTAACGGCACCGTGATTTTCCTTAACAGCGATGGGGAACTTCTGGGTGAGATCGAAGTGGGTTCCCTACCGGATATGCTCACCTTTACCCCAGATGGCACCAAAGTGTTGGTAGCGAATGAAGGCGAGCCTGAAGACGATATTGACCCAGCAGGCTCGATTAGCATTATTGATTTATCGGCAGGTTTCGACAATCTATCCATACAAACGGCTGATTTCACAGCCTTTGATGGCCAGGAAGCAGAACTCCGAGCTAAAGGGGTGCGGATCTTCCCTGATAAAACCACCTCTGAAGATGTCGAACCTGAATTTATCTCTATTTCCCCCGACGGTACCACCGCCTTCGTGACCTTACAGGAGAATAATGCCTTTGCGGTGGTGGATATCGCCTCAGCAACCGTAACGGACATCCTGCCCTTGGGGGCCAAGGATTTTAGTCGGGGACCAGCCCAACTGACGCAGCTGACCCTCGACGACTTACCCAGTCTGGGGACGACGCCAGCCGGTCAAGAGATTCTGTTGGGCGGCTTATCCGGACTGTGGTACGGCGGTACCGATTCCAGCTCTGGCAATCTAATTTTTTACACGATTCCAGACCGGGGGCCTAATCCTGACACCCTAGATGTGGATGGGGATGGCATCAATGAGCGCCCCTTTGCCTTACCGGATTATCAGGCTCGGATTGTCAAATTAGAAGTGACCCCAGATCTGACTAGCGTTACCATTGCCGATCAGATTTTCCTTACCCAAGGGGACGGTACTCCGATTACGGGTCGCTCCAATATCAATAATGAGGCCGTTGATGAGCAGCCGGTAGATTTATTGGGTAATCCGCTGGCCTTTGATCCCTTTGGAGGCGACTTTGAAGGCATTTTGAAGGATGCCAACGGTAATTTCTGGATGGTGGATGAGTATCGTCCGGCAATTTACCAGTTCTCACCAGAAGGAGTACTGCTCAATCGGTATGTGCCCGAAGGGACTGCAGCCCAAGCCGGAACAGGCGGTGGTGACGATCAGGAGAATGAGACCGCCACCTTTGGCACAGAAACCTTACCAGCGGAATATATCAATCGCCGCCGAAATCGCGGGTTTGAAGCCGTCGCGCTAGATGATGAAACCGGTATCTTGTATGCCTTTATCCAAACCCCCCTGGCCAATCCTGATCGGGCCGCCTCTGATAATTCTGATGTGATCCGCATCTTGGGGATTGATACGGCCACGGGCGAGCCCGTCGCTGAATACGTTTATCTCTTGGAAGACCCAGCAGTGCGCTCCGGTGGTCGAGTGGACAAAATCGGGGACGCCGTTTTTGCCGGAGACGGCAAATTCTATGTGATTGAGCGGGACTCCGCCGTGGGTGATACCGCCAAGAAGTTTATCTTCGAGATCGATATTTCTGCTGCTACCAATTTACTCACCCTGGACGAAATTGGCATTTTCGAAAATGGCACCCTAGAGCAGCAATCTGCAGATGCCTTAGTTGCCGCTGGTATTCAGCCCGTCAACAAAATCAAAACCACCAATTTACCCTCCCTCGGATATTTGGCGGGGGATAAACCGGAAGGCTTAGCCTTACTCCCCGATGGTACCTTGGTGGTCCTGAATGATAATGACTTTGCCTTAGCAGGCGGTGATATTCCCTTAGATGGCAGTGTCCTCCTAGATCCTGATCCAGCCCCCATCACTCTAGGCTTTATTCAGTTTGGGGATGGGAATACCCTCGACCCCAGCGATCGCGATGGCGGTATCAATCTGCAAAATCATCCGGTGTTTGGGTTGTATCAACCGGATGCGATCGCATCTTTCACTACCAACGGCAAAACCTACTACATCACTGCCAATGAGGGGGATGCCCGTGATGAAGATGCGCGTATTGCCGATCTAACCCTCGATCCAACCGCCTTCCCCGATGCCGCGACCTTACAACAGGACGATCAGCTGGGGCGGCTGCAAGTTTCCACCATCGACGGCGATATTGATGGCGATGGCGACTTTGACCAGCTGTTCTCCTATGGGGGCCGCTCCTTTAGCATTTGGGATGAAGTCGGCAACCAAGTCTTCGATAGCGGCGATCAAATCGCCAGAATTACGGCGGAGCTGGCCCCAGAACTGTTCAACGCCGATGATGGCGACCCTGCTGAGTTTGATAGTCGCTCCGATAACAAAGGGGCAGAGCCAGAAGCCGTGACCGTCGGTCAGGTGGGCAACCGTACCTATGCTTTTATTGGTCTAGAACGAGCCGGGGGCGGTGTACTGGTCTATGACGTAACCAATCCGACTACTCCAGAATTCCTGCAATATATCCGCGATGATGCCGATATTGCCCCAGAAGGATTGACCTTTATTAGTACGGATGACAGCCCTAACGGCCAGAGCTTACTGGTGGTCACGAATGAAGAGAGCGAGACCGTTGCCGTTTACGAGTTTATTCCTGAAGTCAAGATCTTCGATATCCAGGGTGAAGGCCATCTGTCGCAATTCGAGGGAGAAACGGTTACCACCACGGGCATCGTTACCGCCGTTGACTTCAATGGATTTTACCTGCAAGATGCCACTGGAGACGGCAATGACCGCACCTCCGACGGCATTTTTGTGTTTACGGGCAGTTCCCCTACCGTCAGTATTGGCGATGAACTAGAACTGACGGGGCAGGTGTCAGAGTTTATTCCTGGCGGGGCCTCTACCAATAACTTATCGATTACACAGCTGAGTGTGGATGCAGTTGAAGTCTTATCTAGCGGTAATGCGCTGCCCACTGCCACCTTGCTGGGTGAGAACGGCCGTCTACCCTCCAACGATACGGTGATTAGCGCGGATGAGCTGCCCGTTAATCTGCAAACGGATCCAGGTGAGTACGATCCAGAAAACGATGCCATTGACTTCTTCGAAAGCCTTGAAGGCATGCGGGTCACCGTGGAAGATGCCGTGGCGATCTCGCCGACTCGGGTCTTTAACCGGTTTTCGGCAGAAGCCTTTACCCTCCCGAATCAGGGGGCAAATGTTTCGCCGGATGATGCCCTCACGGATCGCGGCACCCTCAATCTGGTCTCAGGGCCTAATAATACGGGCGATCAAAACCCTGAGCGGATCCAAATCCAGTTTGACCCGGATCTGCTCCCGGATGGTTTTGAGACCCCTGGTCTTAATGTTGGCGATCAGCTCGGCAATGTCACCGGAGTTGTGGGCTACAGCTTTGGCAATTTTGAAGTCAATGTCACTGAAGCCTTTACCCCCACTCCCAGCGGCTTAGAGCCAGAAACCACAACTTTGGTCGGCACCGATACCCAATTAACGGTGGCTAGCTACAACGTTCTCAACCTAGATCCCAATGATGGGGATGGTTCCGCGGATGTCGCCAATCGTCAGTTTGAGCGCTTAGCAGCCCAAATTGTCAATAATCTTCAGGCTCCCGACATCATCGCCTTACAAGAGATTCAGGATAACTCGGGTAGTGTCGATGATGGTACAACTGCGGCTGATCAAACATTGCAAATGCTCGTGGATGCCATCGCAGCCGCTGGTGGACCCACCTATGAATTCCGCACCATTGATCCGGAAGATGGCGCTTTTGGAGGACAGCCCGGTGGCAATATTCGCAATGCCTTCCTCTATAACCCTGACCGCGTCTCCATTGACGACAGTTCTCTGCAACTATTAACCCCCGAGGTGCTAGCTGCTGCAGGGGCCAGCAATCCTGATGCCTTTGCAGGCAGCCGCACACCCCTGGCCGCTAACTTCGAATTTAACGGTCAAACGGTTCAAGTCATTAACAACCACTTTTCATCCCGGTTTGGGTCTTCCCCAATTTTTGGTGCTACCCAACCCTTTATCCAGGCTGGTGAAGATGCCCGAGAAGCCCAGGCCCAAGCCGTTAATGATTTTGTGGATGGGCAATTAGCGGACAATCCAGACGCCCATATTATTGTGGCGGGGGATTTAAACACCTTTGATACGACCAACGATCTGTTAGAGATTTTGCCGGGAGTCGGCGATGAACAGGTCTTAACCAGTCTGGTTCCCCAGGCCGTCGAGACAGATGATGCCTACACCTTTATCTTTGATGGCAATGCCCAAGTGCTGGATCATCAGTTTGCCACCAACGCCCTGGCAGCAGGGGCCGAATTCGATATAGTCCATGTCAACAATGACTTTGTTCGAGATGATGGTCAGGTCATCTTTGATGACTCCATTGTGGCCAGCGATCATGAACCGGTTGTGGGTCGGTTTACCCTTGAGGATGGCGGTGGCAGCGGCGGAAACGGCGGTGGCCCCGGCGGCGGTTCTGGCACCTTTACCTTGCAAATTCTCCATGCCTCGGATTTAGAGGGCGGCGTGGATGCCATCGGTCGGGCTCCCAACTTTGCGGCCCTGACGGACTTCTTTGAAGATGAGTTCGAGAATACGGTGATCCTGTCGGCGGGCGATAACTATCTGGCGGGTCCCTTCTTCAATGCGGCGGGCGATCGCACCGCGTTTCGCGATAGCGGTTTATTCAACAATATCTACAACACCCTGTTCGGCTTACCCGCCGATCTAGATGGCGATGCCATTGACGACTTCTATGCGGGGTTGCGGGAAGGAAGCGGTCGCGTCGATATCTCGATCATGAACCGGATCGGCTTCGATGCCTCGGCGGTGGGTAACCACGAATTTGATTTAGGGTCGGATACGTTTGCAAGCATTATTGAACCCGACTTCCGCGATCCAGGTCTAGGAGATGATCGGTCCGTGGGAGCCTTGTTCCCCTATCTGTCTGCTAATCTCGATTTTTCCGGGGATGCCGACTTAAGCGATGTCTTTACCAACGACATCTTGGTCAATACCGCCTTCCGCACTGGACCCGAACAATCCTTAGCCGGGACAGCAACCCCCAAAATTGCCCCGTCCACCATTATTGAAGAAGGTGGTGAACAAATTGGTGTTCTGGGGGCCACGACACAGTTACTGGAAACGATTTCCTCACCCACCGGCACCACGGTAATTGGCCCACAAGCCAATGACATGGCCGCCTTAGCGGCTATCCTCCAGCCAGAAGTGGATCGCCTCCGCACTCTGGGCATTAACAAAATTATTTTGGTGTCCCACCTGCAGCAATTTGCCCTAGAGCAAGAGCTAGCGGGCCTCCTAGATGGCGTTGATGTGATTATTGCGGGGGGTTCCGATACCCTCCTGGCAGACTCAACTGATGTCCTCCGCCCCGGAGATGTGGCTGTAGGAGACTATCCCTTTGAAACCACAGATGCCAGCGGCAATCCCGTATTGGTCGTTAGTACCGATGGGGAATATAGCTATCTCGGTCGCTTGGTATTGGACTTTGATGCCGATGGCAATATCCTTACCAACAGCCTGGAACCGGCAGTGAGTGGGGCCTATGCCACTACCGATGATGTCGTCAATACGGTCTATGGCACGACGGATGTGGGAGATGCGATCGCATCCTCTGACAAAGCCACTGCCGTTCAACAGCTCACCGATGCCGTCTCTGATGTGGTAGCGGATCAAGATGGCAATGTCTTTGGGCTTTCAGAAGTCTTTATCGATGGTCGCCGCGAAAGTGTGCGGACGGAAGAGACCAATCTAGGGAATCTGACGGCAGATGCCAACTTGGCCGCTGCCAAAACCTTTGACGATACCGTCGTCATTTCCCTGAAAAACGGGGGTGGTATTCGAGCCCCTATTGGCGAAATTGATGCCAACGGCAATGAGTTACCGCCCCAGGCCAACCCCGTCTCTGGAAAAGCCGCAGGCGAAATCTCTCAGCTCGATATTGACAACTCCCTCCGCTTTAACAACAGTCTGACCCTGCTGACCTTAACCGCCGATCAATTATTGGAGGTAATTGAGCATAGTGTGGCAGCAACGGCTGATGGGGCCACTCCCGGCCAATTCCCTCAAATTTCAGGGATTCAGTTCAGCTTTGACCCAGATGCACCGGTTGGCGATCGAGTGCAGTCCTTAGCCATTACGGATGAGAATGGCAATGACCTTGATGTTGTGGTCCAAAATGGTGACATTGTTGGTGATGCCAGCCGCACCTTCCGCCTTGTTACCCTTAACTTCTTAGCCGATGGCGGCGATGGTTATCCCTTCCCCACCGGACCCGAGGCCAATCGGATTGACTTACCCGACGTACTCACGGATCCTGGCGCTGCTACCTTTGCCGATCCAGGGACCGAGCAAGATGCCTTAGCGGAGTACCTGGCTGCGAACTTCCCTGCCGATGCAGATCCAACCACGCCTGCGTTTACTGCCTCAGAAACCGCTCCTGCTGAAGATACCCGGATTCAGAATCTCGATTTCAGAGACGATACCGTCATTGATGCAGTGATGCCTGTCTTTAATGAAATTACGGGCACCAACCGTCGAGATATCCTGCGAGGAACGGCTGAAGCAGATGATATCAAAGGCTTGAGAGGACGAGATACCCTCTTTGGCCGTGATGGCAATGATCAGATCGCAGGGAATCGGGGCCGAGACCGTCTCCTAGGGGAGGCTGGCGATGACACCCTGATGGGTGGTCGCGGCAAAGACACTTTGTATGGCGGTGCTGATAACGACTTGCTAACGGGTGGTTCTGGAGCCGATAAGCTTTTTGGCGGGGCTGGGGATGACACCTTAGTTGGAGGTCGAGGGAGAGATCATCTGTCGGGTGGATCCGGTGCAGACTGGTTTGTCATTGAAATGGGGCAAGATCCAGATACCGTCCTCGATTTTGAGGTTGATTTGGATACCTTAGGCCTCTCTGGCGGGTTAACCCTAGGTCAACTCAGCGTCACAACTGATGATGGCGATACTCGCATCTCCTTATCAGGTTCGGAGCAAACCCTGATGATTTTGAAAGGGGTAACGGTTGATCTCGCAGACCTATCTATCCAAGATTATTCTGCTCTCTAA
- a CDS encoding sodium-dependent bicarbonate transport family permease translates to MDVSLIVSNILNPPVLFFFLGMTAVFVQSDLEIPAPIPKLFSLYLLFAIGFKGGVELVKSGITQDVMLTLAAAVVMACFVPLYTFFILKIKLGNYDAAAIAATYGSISAVTFITASAFLTELNIDFDGFMVAALALMESPAIIVGLILVNLFAANREQEFAWAEVLKEAFLNSSVFLLVGSLIIGVLTGEHGWEVLEPFTQGLFYGVLTFFLLDMGLVAARRIKDLQKTGVFLVGFAILIPIINAGIGLGIAKLIGMSVGNALLFSVLCASASYIAVPAAMRMTVPEANPSLYVSTALAVTFPFNIIVGIPLYLAGIEFLWN, encoded by the coding sequence ATGGACGTCAGCCTCATCGTCTCAAATATTCTGAATCCACCCGTTCTATTTTTTTTCTTAGGTATGACGGCTGTCTTTGTTCAGTCTGACTTAGAAATACCTGCCCCGATTCCGAAACTCTTCTCGCTGTATCTGCTGTTTGCCATTGGGTTTAAAGGTGGAGTTGAGCTGGTTAAAAGTGGGATTACCCAAGATGTGATGCTGACGTTAGCTGCTGCAGTGGTGATGGCATGCTTTGTACCGCTCTACACCTTTTTTATTCTCAAAATTAAGCTGGGAAATTATGATGCGGCTGCGATCGCAGCCACGTATGGTTCCATTAGTGCCGTTACCTTTATCACTGCCAGTGCCTTTCTAACCGAGTTAAACATTGATTTTGATGGTTTTATGGTGGCTGCCCTAGCGTTGATGGAATCTCCAGCCATTATCGTTGGCTTAATTTTAGTTAACCTGTTTGCCGCCAATCGCGAACAAGAGTTCGCATGGGCTGAAGTCCTTAAAGAAGCCTTTCTCAACAGCTCCGTTTTCCTGCTGGTGGGCAGTTTAATTATAGGTGTCTTAACCGGTGAGCATGGGTGGGAAGTCCTAGAACCCTTTACTCAAGGGCTGTTTTATGGAGTGCTCACCTTTTTCTTACTCGATATGGGGCTAGTCGCCGCTCGCAGAATTAAAGACTTACAAAAAACCGGAGTTTTCCTCGTTGGGTTTGCCATCCTGATACCCATCATCAATGCCGGTATCGGATTAGGCATCGCCAAACTCATTGGTATGTCCGTTGGTAATGCCCTTCTATTTTCAGTGCTTTGTGCCAGTGCTTCATACATTGCCGTTCCCGCTGCCATGCGTATGACGGTTCCTGAAGCCAATCCAAGTCTCTATGTTTCAACAGCCTTGGCGGTGACCTTTCCGTTCAATATTATTGTCGGCATCCCTCTGTACCTCGCTGGAATCGAGTTTTTATGGAACTAA
- a CDS encoding DUF4345 domain-containing protein, with translation MKRGLQIIIGMLSLIPFMVAILGQTSGLGRWLPAEAITPEFDSHYRYITGFYISLGVIAWWIIPNIEKHKTALRIVAGAIFAGGVGHVISFWQVGAPGPLTLVFTGIELCFPLLLIWQAKLPRRQSKTG, from the coding sequence ATGAAACGCGGATTACAAATCATTATAGGGATGTTAAGCTTAATTCCTTTTATGGTGGCGATACTTGGCCAGACGTCTGGTTTAGGGAGATGGCTACCAGCAGAAGCGATTACGCCAGAGTTCGATAGCCACTATCGCTATATCACCGGTTTTTATATTTCTCTAGGGGTAATCGCTTGGTGGATTATTCCCAATATCGAAAAACACAAAACGGCATTGCGGATTGTGGCGGGTGCAATTTTCGCGGGTGGCGTGGGGCATGTCATTTCCTTCTGGCAAGTCGGAGCACCGGGTCCACTAACGTTGGTCTTTACAGGTATCGAGTTATGTTTTCCCTTGCTGCTGATCTGGCAGGCTAAACTTCCTCGCCGCCAGTCTAAAACAGGATAA
- a CDS encoding TetR/AcrR family transcriptional regulator produces MSSEPYHHGHLREALIEAALAQIQSEGASALNLSKLARQCGVSQPAVYRHFASKQALSFSLVHWGFERLVQRLQATTQSEQEETLTSIRGLAKAYLEFSLEYTELARMMFSLKERVTDPDLHAISKQAAGPLYQIVQIAQARQTLKENDVGQAVRLIWASIHGLAVLLMDEQMPYVTQTPGAIEVHLDAIAQLLHDGLFISPDSPQV; encoded by the coding sequence GTGAGCAGTGAACCGTATCATCACGGCCATTTAAGAGAAGCATTGATTGAGGCCGCCCTTGCACAAATTCAATCCGAGGGGGCGTCAGCCTTAAATTTGAGCAAGCTAGCTCGCCAATGCGGGGTTAGCCAACCTGCCGTTTATCGCCACTTTGCGAGTAAACAAGCCTTAAGTTTTAGCTTGGTCCATTGGGGATTTGAACGACTGGTTCAGCGATTACAAGCCACCACTCAGTCTGAGCAAGAGGAGACCCTAACTAGCATCAGAGGATTGGCTAAGGCCTATCTAGAATTCTCGCTAGAGTATACGGAGCTTGCCCGGATGATGTTTAGCTTGAAAGAACGGGTGACTGACCCCGATCTCCACGCTATTTCCAAGCAAGCGGCAGGTCCTCTATATCAAATCGTCCAGATTGCTCAAGCACGTCAGACTCTGAAAGAAAATGACGTAGGGCAGGCGGTTCGCCTGATTTGGGCCTCTATACATGGACTAGCGGTATTACTGATGGACGAACAAATGCCTTACGTGACGCAGACGCCTGGCGCTATAGAGGTGCATCTGGATGCGATCGCACAGTTGCTACATGATGGTTTATTCATCAGCCCTGATTCGCCTCAGGTATAG